The Desulfosporosinus acidiphilus SJ4 genome has a window encoding:
- a CDS encoding DeoR/GlpR family DNA-binding transcription regulator, with protein MFAEERRDKILSKIKSMRRVFAKELADEFQVSIDTIRRDLTQMEEDGLLKRTHGGAVLLSKVRRFPMDEKIRFSEGTEHQNAVAKLAASFIEQGDTIFIGGASIHYVLLKYLPVDRDFTVITNSLLIAEKLKNFANIEPYIVCGKIKSEEGIVDPLATEFIRTLRIDKAFLTGGGISASHGLSSSTPEGAIFQRVVAEVSRRKICLANFDKVGTEFFARTLDLRDLDVLITDWEAPDEELERIQQKGVKVLIANEEY; from the coding sequence ATGTTTGCAGAGGAACGCCGAGATAAAATCCTCTCTAAAATTAAGTCCATGAGAAGGGTATTCGCCAAAGAACTTGCGGATGAATTTCAAGTTTCCATCGATACAATCCGCAGAGATCTTACCCAAATGGAAGAGGACGGCCTTCTCAAAAGGACTCATGGAGGAGCCGTTCTATTATCAAAGGTCAGACGGTTCCCAATGGATGAGAAGATACGGTTTAGTGAGGGGACAGAGCACCAGAATGCTGTAGCTAAACTTGCCGCTTCTTTCATCGAACAGGGAGATACAATCTTTATCGGCGGGGCTAGTATTCATTATGTATTACTGAAATATTTGCCGGTGGATCGGGATTTTACAGTGATTACAAACTCCCTGCTGATTGCTGAAAAACTAAAAAACTTTGCCAACATTGAACCCTATATTGTTTGCGGCAAGATAAAAAGCGAGGAAGGAATTGTTGATCCTCTGGCGACAGAATTTATCAGAACATTAAGGATTGATAAAGCTTTTTTAACCGGAGGGGGGATTTCAGCCAGTCATGGCCTGAGCAGTTCAACACCGGAAGGGGCAATTTTTCAGAGGGTTGTGGCGGAGGTTTCCCGGCGAAAAATATGTCTGGCGAATTTTGACAAGGTGGGAACAGAATTCTTTGCCCGAACCTTAGATTTAAGAGACCTGGATGTTCTTATTACCGATTGGGAAGCACCTGATGAAGAGCTTGAAAGAATTCAGCAGAAGGGTGTAAAAGTTTTAATAGCTAATGAGGAGTATTAA
- a CDS encoding DegT/DnrJ/EryC1/StrS family aminotransferase, protein MKVSFYTSQREYSAKKDEFNTAIQAVIEKGNFILGEQVAQLEQGIQQYTGAKYAIGVASGTDALTIASDILGFKDGKEVITSPFTFLASTSCITKHKGRPVFVDIDEETFAMDVNKIEEKVNQQTVGILPIHLFDQMADMDKIMEIAEKHQLKVLEDAAEAFGMRWKGKGGLYRHAGTIGDFGVFSFFPTKTLGGYGDGGMMVTNDDELARKAKFFRVHGASKKYHYDYIGYNSRLDTLQAAILSVKLKYIDDAIAKREKIAKQYIENLSDCEAITLPKVKGDQKQVYYVFNILAESRDQLAEHLAKNEIGYSIYYPRPLHLQPCFSYLGYRKGDFPIAERVSENIIALPIYPEITADEVEFVCSTIKSFYK, encoded by the coding sequence ATGAAGGTGAGTTTTTATACCTCCCAAAGGGAGTATTCGGCTAAAAAGGACGAGTTTAACACTGCTATTCAGGCGGTGATTGAAAAAGGGAATTTTATCCTGGGCGAACAGGTTGCTCAGTTGGAACAGGGTATTCAACAATATACCGGAGCTAAATATGCGATCGGAGTTGCCTCCGGAACTGATGCTTTGACTATAGCGTCAGATATTCTCGGATTTAAAGACGGCAAAGAGGTTATTACGTCTCCGTTTACCTTTCTTGCTTCTACCTCCTGCATTACTAAGCATAAGGGACGTCCCGTATTTGTAGATATTGACGAAGAAACCTTTGCTATGGACGTAAACAAGATCGAAGAAAAGGTTAATCAACAGACCGTAGGAATTCTTCCTATCCATCTCTTTGATCAGATGGCCGATATGGACAAAATTATGGAGATTGCCGAGAAACATCAACTGAAGGTGTTGGAAGATGCGGCCGAAGCTTTCGGTATGCGATGGAAAGGCAAAGGAGGACTGTATCGCCATGCCGGGACCATCGGTGATTTTGGGGTATTTTCCTTTTTCCCTACCAAAACTCTGGGGGGATACGGGGACGGAGGCATGATGGTTACGAATGATGATGAGCTTGCGCGCAAAGCAAAGTTTTTTCGGGTACACGGGGCGTCGAAAAAGTACCACTATGATTACATCGGTTACAATTCGCGCTTAGATACTCTCCAGGCAGCAATCTTGTCTGTTAAACTTAAGTATATCGATGATGCCATCGCTAAACGAGAGAAGATTGCCAAGCAATATATTGAAAACCTCAGCGATTGTGAGGCAATAACTCTTCCTAAAGTAAAAGGGGATCAGAAACAAGTATATTATGTCTTTAACATTTTAGCAGAAAGTCGCGATCAATTAGCAGAGCATCTAGCTAAAAATGAAATTGGGTACAGCATTTACTATCCACGCCCGCTTCACTTGCAGCCATGTTTCAGCTATCTCGGCTATCGCAAAGGGGATTTTCCGATCGCTGAGAGAGTATCAGAAAATATTATTGCTTTGCCGATTTATCCGGAAATAACTGCGGACGAAGTAGAGTTTGTTTGCAGTACCATTAAATCTTTTTATAAATAA
- a CDS encoding DegT/DnrJ/EryC1/StrS family aminotransferase has product MTTKKIPFSPPDITEEEINAVAEVLRSGWITTGPNSRLFEEELAHYCGTGHAVALNSATAGLELILKVLGIDRGDEVVTTPYTYTATSNVLIHRGIMPTFVDVKRDSFMIDEQKVYEAITPKTKAIMTVDIGGVPVDYKAIRDVLKAKNRQDIVLISDSAHSFGAMYKGEKVGGQMDFHVFSFHAIKNLTTAEGGAITYNDNGFQGKEDLYKEFKYTSLHGQNKDAFSKMQAGAWKYDILTDGFKCNMTDIMAAIGRVQLRRYDEMLRKRAELHQVYSKVLGEKDWAILPFDKSEEMASCHHLYTLRLKGFTEEKRDRLIQKMGEKDIATNVHFMPLPMFTLYRNLGYRIEDYPNAHAQYANEISLPLYSKLSLDDAEYVAQELIECIDSL; this is encoded by the coding sequence ATGACAACGAAGAAGATTCCCTTTTCTCCGCCGGATATAACAGAAGAAGAAATTAATGCAGTGGCTGAAGTATTAAGATCCGGATGGATTACCACGGGGCCGAACTCTAGGCTCTTTGAGGAAGAACTTGCTCATTACTGCGGGACTGGGCATGCAGTTGCTTTAAATAGCGCCACAGCAGGTTTGGAACTGATTTTAAAGGTTTTGGGCATAGATCGGGGCGACGAAGTAGTTACCACCCCTTATACGTATACCGCTACGTCGAATGTTCTTATTCACAGGGGAATTATGCCAACCTTTGTGGATGTTAAAAGAGACAGTTTCATGATTGATGAACAAAAAGTCTATGAAGCCATCACTCCGAAAACAAAGGCAATTATGACCGTTGACATAGGCGGGGTTCCTGTTGACTACAAAGCAATCAGGGACGTTCTGAAAGCTAAAAACCGGCAGGATATTGTGCTGATTTCTGACTCGGCCCACTCTTTCGGAGCAATGTACAAAGGTGAAAAAGTCGGTGGCCAGATGGATTTTCATGTTTTCTCTTTCCATGCCATCAAAAATTTAACAACGGCAGAAGGCGGAGCCATTACCTATAATGACAATGGTTTCCAGGGAAAAGAGGATTTGTATAAAGAGTTTAAGTATACTTCTTTGCACGGCCAAAATAAGGATGCTTTCTCTAAAATGCAAGCCGGTGCTTGGAAATATGATATCTTAACCGATGGTTTTAAATGCAATATGACGGATATCATGGCAGCTATTGGCCGGGTCCAACTTAGGCGTTATGATGAAATGTTACGAAAACGGGCAGAACTTCATCAGGTCTATAGTAAAGTGCTGGGAGAAAAAGACTGGGCCATCCTTCCCTTTGATAAAAGCGAAGAAATGGCATCCTGTCATCACTTATATACCCTCAGACTTAAAGGCTTCACTGAAGAGAAGAGGGACCGGTTAATCCAAAAGATGGGTGAAAAAGACATTGCCACCAATGTGCATTTTATGCCTCTGCCGATGTTTACACTCTACCGGAACCTGGGATACAGAATTGAGGATTATCCAAATGCTCATGCTCAGTATGCCAATGAGATTTCTTTACCGCTCTATTCTAAATTGTCTCTGGATGATGCGGAATATGTTGCCCAAGAACTCATTGAGTGTATTGATTCGTTATAA
- a CDS encoding PTS mannitol transporter subunit IICB: MSANASSFVNSGGKTKAKIQRFGGFLAGMVIPNIGAFIAWGLITAFVIPTGWWPNAYLAKMVGPMISYLLPLLIGYTGGKLVYGVRGGVVGAIATTGVVVGASIPMFLGGMIMGPFGGWIIKKFDQLVEGKVPTGFEMLVNNYSAGILGALLAILAYVVIEPVVQGFSNVLGGAAVAVTNAGLLPLIAIFIEPGKILFLNNAINHGVLSPLGIQQVKEVGKSIFFLLETDPGPGLGILAAYWMFGKGMIKQSAPGAIIIQFFGGIHEIYFPYVLMKPLLLLAVIGGGMAADFTFVVTHAGLVATPSPGSIFAEMTMTPKGGFLPVMLGIAVGAVVSFLIASVILKRDKTEASDDDLFSAQQKVSQLKAESKGQKSTQMPKLIIFACEAGMGSSAMGESILKKTIKDAGLSIEVHHSAVNQIPAEADVVFTQEGLASRAAEVAPNAEIVTVKNFLDKATYVEYVNSLIK; the protein is encoded by the coding sequence ATGTCAGCAAATGCAAGTTCCTTTGTCAACAGCGGCGGAAAGACAAAAGCCAAGATCCAGCGGTTCGGCGGTTTCCTGGCCGGAATGGTTATCCCCAATATCGGCGCCTTTATTGCCTGGGGGTTGATCACAGCTTTTGTTATTCCAACGGGATGGTGGCCTAATGCTTATTTAGCGAAAATGGTCGGCCCGATGATTTCCTATCTGCTGCCCCTCTTAATCGGTTATACGGGCGGCAAACTCGTCTATGGTGTCCGGGGCGGAGTTGTCGGGGCCATTGCCACCACGGGTGTCGTAGTGGGAGCTTCGATTCCAATGTTTCTCGGCGGTATGATTATGGGACCCTTTGGCGGCTGGATCATTAAAAAGTTTGACCAATTGGTTGAAGGAAAAGTGCCTACTGGTTTCGAAATGCTAGTTAACAATTACTCGGCGGGAATCTTGGGTGCCTTACTTGCGATCCTAGCCTATGTTGTCATCGAACCTGTTGTGCAAGGTTTTTCCAATGTCTTAGGCGGTGCTGCTGTTGCTGTCACCAATGCAGGATTACTTCCCCTGATTGCAATTTTTATCGAACCCGGTAAGATCTTATTTTTAAATAACGCGATTAATCACGGGGTTCTCTCGCCTTTAGGAATTCAACAAGTTAAAGAAGTCGGCAAATCGATCTTCTTCCTCCTGGAAACAGATCCTGGTCCTGGCTTGGGAATCTTAGCCGCCTATTGGATGTTTGGCAAGGGTATGATTAAACAATCAGCTCCCGGCGCAATTATCATTCAGTTCTTTGGCGGTATTCACGAAATCTATTTCCCTTATGTTCTTATGAAACCCCTCTTATTGCTTGCCGTTATCGGCGGAGGCATGGCCGCTGATTTTACCTTCGTAGTAACCCATGCTGGATTAGTGGCTACGCCTTCACCGGGCAGTATTTTTGCCGAAATGACAATGACCCCTAAAGGCGGCTTCCTGCCAGTTATGCTTGGCATCGCAGTCGGTGCGGTGGTTTCCTTCCTGATTGCTTCAGTTATTTTAAAACGGGATAAAACTGAAGCCAGCGATGACGATCTTTTCAGTGCTCAGCAAAAGGTTTCCCAATTGAAAGCTGAAAGTAAAGGCCAAAAATCCACCCAAATGCCAAAGCTGATCATCTTTGCCTGCGAGGCGGGTATGGGTTCATCGGCTATGGGAGAGTCTATTCTCAAGAAAACAATTAAAGATGCAGGTTTAAGTATTGAAGTGCATCATTCGGCAGTCAACCAGATTCCCGCGGAAGCTGATGTTGTCTTTACCCAGGAGGGACTGGCAAGTCGTGCTGCTGAGGTTGCCCCAAATGCGGAAATTGTCACTGTCAAAAACTTTTTAGATAAAGCAACGTATGTGGAGTATGTCAACAGTTTAATTAAATAG
- a CDS encoding BglG family transcription antiterminator, whose amino-acid sequence MEELTVRQKFILNNLMEKGPFTLKGLSQQIDVSERTISRETSALNDWLKQYKVRISESGGKLYVDGAERDLGKVRESFKEIPPLWLLTQEQRQVLITAQLLLADEPIKSAYFSHQFNVVEGTIGFYLDKIQSWLQEKNLTLVRKRGYGLEVKGTDWFKRNAFVDLIYNYKPLSELLTFLYEDSKDYLLLAFFKVTFGEKLTSLTKEIIDEIYENVSLTNDLKFFSAYIHLLLVIKRAESKNPIELPAQLVQDILTSEEFGFMTQVEEILHNYDINLPKSELAYLAIHLQGDRKLLENEDEAKRLGFELDDLIREMIHLTAKKLNQEIICDETLLKGLIQHLNPALYRLTMGLEVRNPIINDIRHYYEQLYNAVSYACRHVFSKYNLTIPSNEIGYLTMHIGAALERQNKHEKKNSMLIICPNGMSTAKMLYHKIRNEFPEFETIDICSLRDMHDKIKDGYTMVVSTVNIEPKILPDLTVISPFLPNEDIEKVRETLARAGKEGALKKNPSLPVSEPGEIEKDFNTANIMLQNFQLIPLEAESYQEIIKEIAQEINATHLMDDEERIYELITKREEKGNVIIPGRHIALIHFRAEDTAGPFVSAYRLKDFIEIKGVGYSSEEVDTFLVMLARKDESNYILELLGKISVALLENDYFAEVLRFGDLKDIRSELVEILNKEEES is encoded by the coding sequence GTGGAAGAATTAACTGTTCGGCAAAAGTTCATATTGAATAATCTTATGGAGAAAGGTCCCTTTACACTTAAGGGCCTTTCTCAACAGATTGACGTCAGCGAGAGGACGATTTCCCGGGAGACTTCTGCTCTGAATGATTGGCTTAAACAGTACAAAGTGCGAATCTCGGAAAGCGGGGGAAAGCTCTATGTCGACGGAGCTGAACGGGATTTAGGCAAAGTCAGGGAAAGCTTTAAAGAAATCCCTCCTCTCTGGCTTCTTACCCAAGAGCAGCGTCAGGTTCTGATCACAGCTCAGCTCTTACTGGCGGATGAGCCTATTAAATCGGCTTATTTTAGTCATCAATTTAACGTTGTTGAAGGAACTATAGGTTTCTACCTGGACAAAATTCAAAGCTGGCTGCAGGAAAAAAACCTGACGTTAGTTCGCAAAAGGGGCTATGGCCTGGAAGTTAAAGGTACGGACTGGTTTAAGCGCAATGCGTTTGTTGATTTAATCTACAATTATAAACCTCTTAGTGAATTATTGACGTTTCTCTATGAAGACAGCAAAGATTATTTGTTACTAGCCTTTTTTAAAGTAACATTTGGGGAAAAGTTAACCTCCTTAACCAAAGAAATAATCGATGAAATTTATGAAAACGTGTCTCTGACAAATGACCTTAAGTTTTTCAGCGCTTATATCCACTTGCTTCTGGTCATTAAACGAGCTGAGAGTAAGAACCCAATTGAATTGCCCGCACAACTGGTACAGGATATTCTCACTTCAGAGGAATTTGGCTTTATGACTCAAGTGGAGGAAATTCTCCACAACTACGATATCAATCTTCCTAAGAGTGAACTTGCCTATTTAGCGATTCACTTACAGGGGGACAGGAAGTTACTTGAGAATGAAGATGAAGCCAAGAGGCTGGGGTTCGAACTGGATGATTTGATTCGCGAAATGATTCATCTGACGGCAAAAAAACTTAATCAGGAGATCATTTGTGATGAAACTCTTCTCAAGGGGCTAATCCAGCATCTTAATCCGGCCTTATACCGTTTGACAATGGGGCTGGAAGTCAGAAATCCGATCATCAATGACATCAGGCACTACTACGAACAGCTATATAATGCGGTTTCTTATGCATGTCGGCATGTTTTCTCTAAATATAATTTAACAATTCCTAGTAATGAAATTGGCTATCTTACTATGCATATTGGCGCTGCTCTCGAACGGCAGAATAAGCATGAGAAAAAAAACAGTATGCTGATCATTTGCCCCAATGGCATGAGTACAGCCAAAATGCTTTATCACAAAATCAGAAATGAATTTCCTGAATTCGAAACCATCGATATCTGTTCTTTGCGGGATATGCACGATAAGATCAAAGATGGTTATACCATGGTGGTTTCAACGGTTAATATCGAGCCTAAAATCCTACCGGACCTGACAGTCATCTCTCCTTTTCTGCCTAATGAAGATATCGAAAAAGTAAGGGAAACATTAGCGAGAGCAGGAAAAGAGGGGGCTTTAAAAAAGAACCCTTCCTTACCTGTCAGTGAGCCTGGTGAAATAGAAAAAGATTTTAACACGGCCAATATCATGCTCCAGAATTTTCAGCTGATACCTTTGGAGGCTGAAAGTTATCAGGAGATCATTAAAGAAATTGCCCAAGAAATAAATGCTACGCATTTAATGGATGATGAAGAAAGAATCTATGAGTTAATCACCAAACGAGAAGAAAAAGGGAATGTCATTATTCCCGGACGTCATATAGCCCTCATTCACTTTCGGGCGGAGGACACCGCCGGTCCGTTTGTGAGTGCTTATCGCCTCAAAGACTTTATAGAAATCAAAGGAGTCGGGTACTCTTCTGAAGAAGTTGATACGTTTCTCGTAATGCTGGCACGCAAAGATGAAAGCAATTATATTCTTGAGCTGCTGGGGAAAATCAGCGTAGCTTTGCTGGAGAATGATTATTTTGCTGAGGTTTTGCGTTTCGGAGATTTGAAAGATATACGCAGCGAATTAGTTGAAATCCTAAACAAGGAGGAAGAGTCGTGA
- a CDS encoding PTS sugar transporter subunit IIA, whose amino-acid sequence MNQEIFNENNIILNLASESKREAILRAGELLKKNGYVQHDYLEGMEKREESLTTYVGNGVAIPHGLPEYIQYIVKSGLVMLQYPEGVDFGEGNTAYVVIGIAGKDDEHLELLSTIALVCQEEENVTKLKVASSKQEVLEILAGGDD is encoded by the coding sequence GTGAATCAGGAAATATTTAACGAAAACAATATAATTTTAAACCTGGCTTCTGAGTCCAAGAGAGAGGCTATTTTAAGAGCGGGTGAACTTCTGAAAAAGAACGGTTACGTGCAGCATGACTATCTGGAAGGGATGGAAAAGCGGGAAGAGAGTTTAACAACGTATGTGGGAAATGGCGTTGCAATTCCTCATGGACTGCCGGAATATATCCAATATATCGTGAAATCCGGCCTGGTAATGCTCCAATATCCCGAAGGTGTCGATTTTGGCGAGGGGAATACAGCTTACGTTGTCATTGGAATTGCCGGCAAAGATGACGAACATCTTGAGCTGCTGTCGACCATTGCTTTGGTCTGTCAAGAGGAAGAGAATGTAACGAAGCTGAAAGTAGCTTCAAGCAAACAGGAAGTTCTGGAAATTCTGGCCGGTGGTGATGATTAA
- the pfkB gene encoding 1-phosphofructokinase, whose protein sequence is MIKTVTLNAAVDKTVEVQDFRLGAVNRISKLQLDAGGKGINVSKVIQALKGESIALGALAGRNGEFIQAELERRGIVHDFLFVQGETRVNLKVVDPVNSTFTDINEPGIVISESELEQIEAKIFQGFTSETSLVLSGSVPSYVTPSIYRRWLERAKALGGKTFLDADGELLREGIKAKPFLVKPNLHELEKLVGQRLPNLEDVVKAARNILHQGVEVLVVSLGAEGALFAYEDQVIQAEALSVDVKSTVGAGDSMVAALSLVPPGEDYLQRAARWAIATSAAQVTTPGTQPPELDTVLAYLNQVRYRRLT, encoded by the coding sequence ATGATCAAAACTGTCACCTTGAACGCTGCAGTGGATAAAACCGTTGAAGTACAGGATTTTCGCTTGGGGGCTGTCAATCGAATCTCTAAACTTCAATTGGATGCCGGAGGAAAAGGTATTAACGTCTCCAAGGTTATTCAAGCATTAAAGGGAGAAAGCATAGCCCTGGGTGCTTTGGCCGGGCGAAATGGCGAATTCATTCAAGCAGAACTGGAGCGCAGAGGGATTGTTCACGATTTTCTTTTCGTGCAAGGGGAAACGCGGGTCAACTTAAAAGTTGTGGATCCGGTGAATTCAACCTTTACGGATATCAACGAGCCGGGAATCGTGATCTCTGAAAGTGAGCTTGAGCAAATAGAGGCTAAAATATTTCAAGGCTTCACTTCTGAGACGAGCTTGGTTCTTTCCGGCAGTGTCCCCAGTTATGTAACTCCTTCCATTTACCGGCGCTGGCTGGAACGGGCCAAAGCCCTGGGGGGAAAAACGTTTTTAGACGCCGACGGTGAGTTGCTGCGTGAAGGGATTAAAGCAAAACCCTTTCTTGTCAAGCCCAATCTCCACGAGCTGGAAAAACTGGTAGGACAAAGGCTTCCTAATTTAGAGGACGTGGTTAAAGCTGCTCGGAATATACTGCACCAAGGGGTTGAGGTTCTAGTAGTTTCACTGGGTGCGGAGGGAGCGCTCTTCGCTTATGAGGATCAGGTCATTCAGGCCGAAGCCTTATCAGTTGACGTCAAAAGTACGGTTGGAGCGGGAGATTCTATGGTAGCTGCCCTGTCCCTGGTTCCGCCGGGTGAGGATTATCTGCAGCGGGCGGCCCGCTGGGCTATTGCTACAAGTGCGGCTCAAGTGACCACACCGGGCACTCAGCCGCCGGAGTTAGATACAGTGCTTGCTTATTTGAATCAGGTTCGTTATCGCAGGTTGACCTAA